In Nitrobacteraceae bacterium AZCC 1564, the following proteins share a genomic window:
- a CDS encoding acyl-CoA synthetase (NDP forming) (product_source=COG1042; cath_funfam=3.30.1490.20,3.30.470.20,3.40.50.261,3.40.50.720; cog=COG1042; ko=KO:K24012; pfam=PF13380,PF13549,PF13607; smart=SM00881; superfamily=51735,52210,56059): MGVQSLLRPKSIAIVGASEKVGPGFNAVKALEFVGYEGEVYLVNPRSPELFGRRTYASLDDIPGNVDAIFVAVGAEAVVDVAKQAVRKGAGAMAILSSGFGETEDGKVAQQALVDIAEANDIAVCGPNCLGLLNFVGRAALFGTSLPDDVKRGGVAAIVQSGSVGIALLNSARGVGFSYLITTGNEAVTSAADYIDAVIDDPNVTTILVFAEQIKKPAAFMKALRRAREVGKPVIVLKSGRSQSGKAAVMAHTGAIAGSDEACDAALLAAGAMQVHSIDELIETALLASSIRARPTATQIGGLSLSGGEIALVLDAAEELGVEFAPLGSAKPKVKELLPPFAHLSNPLDLTWAGLYDPAVARDCAHAIASQTDVGMLVLIQDAPSRLGVQQATRYSKLLEAVASGAAAANTPVVALSNVSDQPHAALQEVADKVGIPYLRGTRVGLSAISHYLRWSANSVRAPAADSASAARLAKSGLDLVPSHRLAAEHEARDVLKSYGVEGPRETFATSVNEAVAAAEEIGFPIVLKGLVENMVHKSDAGLVKVGLTSAEAVRSAAEAMLVSAAKVEGKFLGFLVQRKVSSLGEIFIGARVDADFGPLIVVGAGGVQVELYKDVAIRLAPIDEDAAREAIASTKVAQLLGGFRGAPAGDIQAVARTVSALSRFMADFSDRIHEIEINPLAVLENGKGCVALDCVLIPKGHAH; this comes from the coding sequence TTATCTCGTCAACCCGCGCTCTCCCGAGCTCTTCGGTCGGCGCACCTATGCGTCGCTGGATGATATCCCGGGAAACGTTGACGCCATTTTCGTCGCGGTAGGCGCCGAGGCGGTCGTTGACGTTGCCAAGCAGGCGGTTCGCAAGGGCGCAGGCGCCATGGCGATCCTGTCGAGCGGCTTCGGCGAGACGGAGGATGGCAAGGTGGCCCAGCAGGCTTTGGTTGATATTGCGGAAGCCAACGACATCGCTGTGTGCGGGCCGAACTGCCTTGGCTTGCTGAATTTCGTCGGACGTGCTGCGTTGTTCGGCACGTCCTTGCCTGATGACGTCAAGCGCGGCGGTGTTGCGGCGATTGTTCAAAGCGGCTCCGTGGGCATCGCGTTGCTCAACTCAGCCAGAGGCGTCGGCTTCAGCTATCTCATCACCACGGGGAACGAAGCCGTCACTTCTGCGGCTGATTACATCGATGCGGTGATCGATGATCCGAACGTCACGACGATTCTGGTGTTCGCCGAGCAGATCAAGAAGCCGGCGGCATTCATGAAGGCGTTGCGGCGCGCCCGTGAGGTTGGCAAGCCCGTGATTGTTCTCAAGAGCGGCCGCTCGCAATCGGGCAAGGCGGCGGTCATGGCCCACACCGGCGCCATTGCAGGAAGCGATGAGGCTTGTGATGCGGCGCTGCTTGCGGCTGGCGCGATGCAGGTTCATTCGATCGATGAATTGATCGAGACGGCACTGCTCGCTTCGAGCATCCGTGCGCGCCCGACGGCGACCCAGATTGGCGGTCTGTCTCTCTCAGGAGGTGAGATCGCGCTAGTGCTGGACGCTGCTGAAGAACTTGGCGTGGAGTTTGCGCCGCTCGGCTCGGCGAAGCCGAAGGTGAAAGAGCTGCTTCCGCCGTTCGCACACCTGTCCAATCCGTTGGACCTGACTTGGGCCGGGCTTTACGATCCGGCCGTCGCGCGGGATTGCGCACATGCGATCGCGTCGCAGACCGATGTGGGCATGCTTGTGTTGATCCAGGACGCACCAAGCCGGCTTGGTGTCCAGCAGGCGACCCGCTATTCGAAATTGCTTGAAGCAGTTGCAAGCGGTGCCGCAGCGGCCAACACGCCGGTGGTGGCGTTGTCGAACGTATCGGACCAGCCTCATGCCGCACTTCAGGAGGTCGCGGACAAGGTCGGAATTCCCTATCTGCGCGGGACACGAGTGGGGCTCTCCGCCATCTCTCACTACTTGAGATGGTCGGCGAACTCGGTGCGTGCACCCGCCGCGGATTCAGCGAGCGCGGCGCGCCTCGCCAAATCCGGTCTTGACCTGGTGCCGTCACACCGTTTGGCGGCCGAGCATGAAGCGCGCGACGTGCTCAAGAGTTACGGTGTCGAAGGACCGCGTGAAACTTTTGCGACGTCGGTGAATGAGGCTGTCGCGGCCGCGGAAGAGATCGGTTTCCCGATTGTGCTGAAGGGGCTTGTTGAGAACATGGTTCACAAGTCCGACGCCGGGCTTGTGAAGGTCGGTCTCACTTCGGCTGAGGCCGTCCGAAGCGCGGCTGAGGCGATGCTGGTGTCCGCCGCCAAGGTGGAAGGCAAATTTCTTGGCTTCCTGGTTCAACGGAAGGTCTCTTCGCTTGGCGAAATCTTTATCGGCGCAAGAGTCGATGCCGATTTCGGTCCGTTGATCGTCGTTGGTGCAGGCGGCGTTCAAGTCGAGCTCTATAAGGATGTGGCCATCCGGCTTGCGCCGATCGATGAAGATGCGGCGAGAGAAGCCATCGCCTCGACAAAGGTTGCACAGCTTCTGGGTGGTTTTCGCGGAGCACCCGCGGGCGACATCCAGGCTGTGGCCCGGACAGTCAGTGCACTGTCGCGATTCATGGCGGACTTTTCCGATCGGATTCATGAGATCGAGATCAATCCGCTCGCTGTGCTGGAAAATGGAAAGGGTTGTGTTGCCCTGGACTGCG